In a genomic window of Microbacterium amylolyticum:
- a CDS encoding SCO4848 family membrane protein — METLLALLLLANAAFNVIVWSRFWKRVSADRRARDSDGRPTRFLTVHAVLT; from the coding sequence ATGGAAACTCTCCTCGCCCTACTCCTGCTCGCGAACGCGGCGTTCAACGTGATCGTGTGGTCCCGGTTCTGGAAGCGTGTTTCGGCCGATCGGCGGGCGAGGGATTCCGATGGGCGACCGACACGATTCCTCACGGTGCATGCCGTTCTGACCTGA
- a CDS encoding LLM class flavin-dependent oxidoreductase has product MKFSLWLPAHLPWSSLFSAAHHASTARSGDASWRGLWLEDHFMDNTPEPNDGARGECLTQLTALAATIPDIRIGSMVLGNTYRHPGVVAKQAAALSDIADGRFVLGIGAGWQENEHRAFGIDYGNVPSRIRWFREALEIITRLRDEESVTFAGERYQLDRASLNPRPHAQLPVLIGGKGEKVMPKLVAAYADEWNFWSRPGEYSAKNAIFTAALEKAGRAPESLWRSTQALVFFGEGGAKKAAELTRPAIGGTAEQLVDQMSAYQDAGVDEFILPVTNLTSAAAIQDTSDRFIAEVAAHV; this is encoded by the coding sequence ATGAAGTTCTCGCTGTGGCTGCCCGCCCACCTGCCGTGGTCCTCCCTCTTCTCCGCCGCCCATCACGCGTCCACCGCTCGCAGCGGCGATGCGTCGTGGCGCGGGCTCTGGCTCGAAGACCACTTCATGGACAACACACCTGAGCCCAACGATGGCGCGCGCGGTGAATGCCTCACGCAGTTGACCGCGCTCGCGGCCACGATCCCCGACATCCGCATCGGGTCGATGGTGCTCGGAAACACCTATCGGCACCCGGGCGTCGTCGCAAAACAGGCCGCTGCACTCAGCGATATCGCAGACGGCCGATTCGTGCTCGGCATCGGCGCCGGGTGGCAGGAGAACGAACACCGCGCCTTCGGCATCGACTACGGCAATGTGCCCAGCCGCATCCGCTGGTTCCGCGAGGCGCTGGAGATCATCACCCGGCTCCGGGACGAGGAGTCGGTCACATTCGCGGGCGAGCGTTATCAGCTTGATCGTGCGTCGCTGAATCCGCGTCCGCACGCTCAACTTCCCGTTCTTATCGGCGGCAAGGGCGAGAAGGTCATGCCGAAGCTCGTCGCCGCCTACGCCGACGAGTGGAACTTCTGGTCGCGGCCTGGTGAGTATTCCGCCAAGAACGCCATCTTCACGGCGGCGCTTGAGAAGGCAGGACGCGCGCCCGAATCACTGTGGCGTTCGACGCAGGCTCTCGTGTTTTTCGGCGAGGGCGGCGCAAAGAAGGCGGCGGAGCTGACCCGGCCCGCGATCGGTGGAACCGCTGAGCAACTGGTCGATCAGATGTCTGCGTACCAGGATGCCGGAGTGGACGAGTTCATCCTTCCGGTGACGAACCTGACAAGCGCCGCCGCCATCCAGGACACCTCTGACCGCTTCATCGCGGAGGTTGCGGCGCACGTGTGA